A genomic stretch from Sulfurimonas sediminis includes:
- a CDS encoding DUF1819 family protein — MGGNIVVTLKYLLSYTAVSLQAYEAETIALLYKETLDWDSVAKSVIDDDALQKGTIATRKREFIEFKKRLQTLTSEQLAYYEEATSCDVKNLTMLSCFKLYAFISDFATEVMRNKLLLFDFQLINSDYEAFYDSKRIAYDNLNTISEGTKYKLKQVMFKMFEQAGLIDSVKSKNIQKPYLSEELIKLIVQDDPKYLSSFLYSDNEINEHIKRYK, encoded by the coding sequence ATGGGTGGTAATATTGTCGTGACATTAAAATATCTTTTATCATATACAGCCGTATCACTACAGGCTTATGAAGCTGAAACTATTGCTTTACTTTACAAAGAGACTCTTGATTGGGACAGTGTTGCGAAGAGTGTTATAGATGATGATGCTTTGCAAAAAGGAACAATTGCTACACGAAAAAGAGAATTCATTGAGTTCAAAAAAAGACTTCAAACTTTAACATCAGAACAACTGGCATATTATGAAGAGGCAACAAGTTGCGATGTTAAAAATCTTACGATGCTGAGTTGCTTTAAGCTCTATGCTTTTATCTCTGATTTTGCAACTGAGGTTATGAGAAATAAACTGCTCCTTTTTGATTTTCAACTTATCAACAGTGACTATGAAGCATTTTATGACAGCAAACGAATTGCATACGACAATCTCAATACTATTTCTGAGGGAACCAAATACAAACTCAAACAAGTGATGTTTAAGATGTTTGAGCAAGCCGGATTGATTGATAGTGTTAAAAGTAAGAATATTCAAAAACCATATCTTTCAGAAGAACTTATAAAACTAATAGTCCAAGATGACCCAAAATATCTTAGTAGTTTTTTATATAGTGACAACGAGATAAATGAACATATAAAGAGATATAAATGA
- a CDS encoding DUF1788 domain-containing protein, whose product MKLEALEVKYDKLFNNLKKKSFLSMSALGGEIPFYIVPYNPEQENDVVKKTKQLKDRLARDGVSVFEINLFDLSLNILEERGILEKLIEKEKTLSNSKLFKTLQSVLDSETKLIPRIEALAKENPSKMLFLTGIGQVFPFIRSHTILNNLQNYIKDRPTIMFFPGTYTADLSLFGRLKDDNYYRAFNLDTLNL is encoded by the coding sequence ATGAAATTAGAAGCATTGGAAGTGAAATACGATAAACTCTTTAATAACCTCAAAAAAAAGAGCTTTTTATCTATGAGTGCATTGGGTGGAGAGATACCGTTTTACATTGTGCCATATAATCCTGAACAAGAGAATGATGTTGTCAAAAAGACAAAACAGCTCAAAGACCGTTTAGCTCGTGATGGTGTTAGCGTATTTGAGATCAATCTATTTGATTTATCTCTTAATATACTCGAAGAGAGAGGCATACTTGAGAAGCTTATAGAAAAAGAGAAAACTCTCTCTAATTCAAAACTCTTCAAAACACTGCAAAGTGTGCTTGATAGTGAGACTAAACTCATACCTCGCATTGAAGCATTAGCAAAAGAGAACCCGTCAAAAATGCTTTTTTTAACGGGTATCGGTCAAGTCTTCCCATTTATTCGTTCTCATACAATACTCAACAATCTTCAAAACTACATCAAAGACAGACCCACTATTATGTTCTTTCCTGGAACTTATACCGCTGACTTATCTTTGTTTGGCAGACTCAAAGATGACAACTATTATAGAGCATTTAATCTTGATACTCTCAATTTGTAA
- a CDS encoding peptidylprolyl isomerase yields the protein MKRILLALVLLYTTLLLSSENNPHVVLQTTQGNIELELFPEAAPLAVENFLTHVKEGYYNGIAFHRIIHNFMIQGGDPTESGRGGESIWHKEFKDEFKANLVFDKPGILAMANRGPNTNGSQFFITTAPTPWLNGGYTIFGKVADQKSMQTLQKLNNVATSGRSGGNRPLERQEIIKAYIK from the coding sequence ATGAAACGAATTTTACTGGCACTGGTATTACTCTATACGACGCTCTTGCTTTCAAGTGAAAACAATCCGCATGTTGTACTGCAAACAACACAGGGAAATATAGAACTTGAACTTTTTCCCGAAGCTGCACCTTTAGCCGTTGAAAACTTTCTTACCCATGTAAAAGAAGGCTATTACAATGGTATAGCATTTCACAGGATTATTCACAATTTTATGATTCAAGGCGGTGATCCGACTGAAAGCGGCAGAGGCGGTGAGAGCATCTGGCATAAAGAGTTTAAGGATGAATTCAAAGCAAATCTTGTTTTTGACAAACCCGGTATTTTGGCAATGGCAAACAGAGGCCCAAATACAAACGGCAGTCAGTTTTTTATTACAACGGCTCCAACGCCATGGCTCAATGGTGGCTATACAATTTTTGGAAAGGTTGCAGATCAAAAATCCATGCAAACTTTGCAAAAACTAAACAATGTCGCTACTTCAGGGCGTTCTGGCGGAAACAGACCGCTGGAACGTCAGGAAATAATCAAAGCATACATAAAATAG
- a CDS encoding ISAs1 family transposase: MATKTREKLAKKRSIRGYADQAQSNQLLKLFSEVTDYRKPQGKRHRLEHILYLSVLAGLMGATDYKQISIWIEKHIQKEQVKRLLGVEFILTPKKSLVSDVLAKVDSQEVEVVFRKWIRTYVDTRGKHLSVDGKVMNGSKYKDKRSIEVVGAVLSEIGVIIAHQQIAEKSNEIPALQAMIGELGDEFIFTFDAMNTQKNS; encoded by the coding sequence ATGGCAACAAAAACAAGAGAAAAATTAGCGAAAAAGCGTTCTATAAGAGGGTATGCAGATCAAGCCCAATCAAATCAACTTTTAAAATTGTTTTCAGAGGTGACAGACTATCGGAAACCTCAAGGTAAAAGACACCGACTAGAACATATTTTATATCTTTCAGTATTGGCTGGATTGATGGGAGCAACTGACTATAAGCAAATATCTATTTGGATAGAGAAGCATATTCAAAAAGAACAAGTTAAAAGATTATTAGGTGTAGAGTTTATATTAACACCAAAGAAAAGTTTGGTTTCTGATGTGTTAGCGAAAGTTGATAGCCAAGAAGTTGAAGTTGTTTTTAGGAAATGGATAAGAACCTATGTCGATACAAGAGGAAAGCACCTGAGCGTAGATGGCAAGGTTATGAATGGCAGCAAATACAAAGATAAGAGATCAATAGAAGTAGTTGGTGCTGTTTTATCTGAGATAGGGGTAATAATTGCTCATCAACAAATAGCAGAGAAGTCGAATGAAATACCTGCCCTTCAGGCTATGATAGGGGAATTGGGAGATGAATTTATCTTTACTTTTGATGCAATGAATACCCAAAAAAACTCTTGA
- the msrB gene encoding peptide-methionine (R)-S-oxide reductase MsrB, which yields MKVTKSEDEWKKILSPEAFSVCRKNGTEAPFSGKYYDNKSDGIYKCICCGAPLFESSTKFDSGTGWPSYYEAVEGAVTEIKDMSHGMIRTEVRCSSCDAHLGHLFPDGPEPTGLRYCINSVCLDFEEK from the coding sequence ATGAAAGTAACAAAAAGCGAAGATGAATGGAAAAAAATTCTGAGTCCTGAAGCTTTTTCGGTATGCCGAAAAAACGGCACGGAAGCCCCTTTTTCCGGAAAATATTATGATAACAAAAGTGACGGCATTTACAAATGTATCTGTTGTGGTGCCCCGCTTTTTGAATCAAGCACAAAATTTGATTCAGGAACAGGCTGGCCAAGTTATTATGAAGCAGTTGAAGGGGCTGTCACTGAAATAAAAGATATGTCACACGGTATGATTCGTACAGAAGTAAGATGCAGCAGTTGTGATGCTCATTTGGGACATCTTTTTCCTGATGGTCCTGAGCCTACGGGACTGCGATACTGCATCAACTCTGTATGTTTAGATTTTGAAGAAAAATAA
- a CDS encoding ISAs1 family transposase has translation MKLTRTKALLESLKSIPDYRVDTGKIEYPLHEVLFMTLFALIKGNTTFKDIFSWMIYNKDNAILKEIFDKEEITIPSKSTYHRLLINTDNNALEKVFREFFFPFIAQENIAIDGKWLRGSDVNGQYTQERHKAILNILDKDIKIVFAHKFLDKNKSSEITALKEVLNDNIFSNEGQIFSFDALLTQSEILNTIDEQGNRYIAKLKDNQKHLKEKAIKTIEEFNQPTDRVDDEDSYLTENNKRVSRKVEVFQNKSADLVMYHENFQNIQSLIKVTKTLTNAQTGEVTISTQYLMANFKTTAKEFLQKILQHWRVETYHYHLDMLTEEDDHIAYKEPFSIAILRSFTVNLYQLFLNENKDKKVLLTGKTTMADIKRNALYRDDFSVQLIESNYID, from the coding sequence ATCAAATTAACACGCACAAAAGCCTTACTTGAATCGCTAAAAAGTATCCCAGACTATAGAGTAGATACAGGGAAGATAGAATATCCATTGCACGAAGTTCTTTTCATGACACTTTTTGCACTTATCAAAGGAAATACAACTTTTAAGGATATATTTTCATGGATGATATATAACAAAGACAATGCAATACTCAAAGAGATTTTTGATAAAGAAGAGATAACGATTCCTTCCAAATCAACATATCATCGTTTATTGATAAACACAGATAATAATGCTTTGGAAAAAGTATTTAGAGAGTTCTTTTTTCCATTCATTGCACAAGAAAATATTGCTATTGACGGGAAGTGGCTGAGAGGTAGCGACGTGAATGGTCAATACACACAGGAAAGACATAAAGCAATACTAAATATCTTGGATAAAGATATAAAAATAGTGTTTGCTCACAAGTTTTTAGATAAAAATAAGAGTAGCGAAATTACTGCACTCAAAGAGGTTTTAAACGATAATATTTTTAGCAATGAAGGACAGATATTTTCCTTTGATGCACTGCTTACTCAATCAGAGATTCTCAACACTATTGATGAGCAAGGTAACAGATATATAGCAAAACTCAAAGATAACCAGAAACACCTCAAAGAGAAAGCTATAAAGACCATAGAAGAGTTTAATCAGCCTACAGATAGAGTTGATGATGAAGATAGCTATTTAACTGAAAACAACAAAAGAGTCTCTCGAAAAGTAGAAGTTTTTCAAAATAAAAGTGCTGATTTAGTTATGTATCATGAGAACTTTCAAAATATTCAATCACTCATTAAAGTGACGAAAACATTAACAAATGCACAGACTGGTGAAGTTACAATTTCAACTCAATATTTAATGGCTAACTTTAAAACAACTGCAAAAGAGTTTCTTCAAAAGATACTGCAACATTGGAGAGTGGAAACATATCACTATCACTTAGATATGCTTACTGAAGAAGATGACCATATAGCATATAAAGAGCCTTTCTCTATAGCTATTCTTAGAAGTTTTACTGTTAATCTTTATCAGTTGTTTTTAAATGAGAACAAAGATAAAAAGGTACTCCTAACCGGTAAAACTACAATGGCAGATATTAAAAGAAATGCTCTTTATCGTGATGATTTTAGTGTTCAATTGATTGAATCAAACTATATTGATTAA
- the folP gene encoding dihydropteroate synthase: protein MRVEKLSNEINIKEALQKLGVDAGGITILASKATMHILHIYDLHVGAANILKQDALSIGADLAVPRGTVVAARPKVDCILIANTKQLKTLAKKELAQPFGLKELAKKLKEFAQVRQTDAVEIMGIINANDDSFYAQSRLKEKEAIQTIETMIEEGADIIDIGAVSSRPNAPSVSVEEELARIEPLLRLIKEEKLYEKVKFSCDSYEPKVLQKALESGFGIVNDITGLQNDEVCKLCAAYNATAVIMHMRGTPQTMQKNPYYENVIEDVYDFFIKRVEKAESFGVKKIVLDVGIGFGKRLEDNIKLLSSLEHFLTLGKPLLVGASRKSMIDKISPSSVEERLSGTLVLHLEAVKNGASILRVHDVAQHLQALKVLQALHT from the coding sequence ATGAGAGTAGAAAAACTGTCAAATGAGATAAATATAAAAGAGGCATTGCAAAAGCTTGGTGTTGATGCGGGCGGTATTACAATTTTGGCGTCAAAAGCAACAATGCATATTTTACATATATATGATTTACATGTAGGGGCTGCCAATATTTTGAAACAGGATGCTCTCTCCATCGGGGCTGATTTGGCTGTTCCTCGGGGGACAGTTGTCGCAGCCAGGCCAAAAGTTGACTGCATACTTATTGCAAATACAAAACAGTTGAAAACTTTGGCAAAAAAAGAGCTGGCACAGCCTTTTGGACTCAAAGAACTGGCAAAAAAACTCAAAGAGTTTGCACAGGTTCGTCAGACGGATGCAGTAGAGATTATGGGTATTATAAATGCGAATGATGACAGTTTCTACGCACAAAGCAGGCTCAAAGAAAAAGAAGCAATACAAACTATAGAGACTATGATTGAAGAGGGTGCAGATATAATAGATATCGGGGCTGTCTCTTCTCGTCCAAATGCTCCATCTGTGAGTGTAGAAGAGGAGTTGGCAAGAATAGAACCGCTTTTGAGACTTATAAAAGAAGAAAAACTGTATGAAAAGGTAAAATTCAGTTGTGACAGTTATGAACCCAAAGTTTTACAAAAGGCTCTGGAGAGCGGTTTTGGTATTGTAAATGACATAACCGGTTTGCAAAACGATGAGGTATGCAAGCTTTGTGCGGCTTATAATGCAACAGCGGTAATCATGCATATGAGAGGAACGCCACAAACGATGCAGAAAAACCCCTATTACGAAAATGTCATAGAAGATGTATATGATTTTTTTATCAAAAGAGTAGAAAAAGCTGAGAGTTTTGGGGTGAAAAAAATTGTGCTTGATGTAGGCATAGGTTTTGGAAAAAGATTAGAAGACAATATAAAACTTTTGAGCAGCCTTGAGCACTTTTTAACCCTGGGTAAGCCATTGCTGGTCGGAGCTTCCAGAAAATCCATGATAGATAAAATTTCACCTTCTTCTGTAGAAGAGAGGCTCTCAGGCACATTGGTACTGCATCTTGAAGCCGTCAAAAACGGTGCTTCAATTTTACGTGTGCATGATGTGGCCCAACATCTTCAGGCCCTTAAAGTGTTGCAGGCCTTGCATACATAA
- a CDS encoding transposase: MPKKTLDAIENSGSKYIAKVKDNQKTLLDKIDEISRDIKPTNIYKAKPVQQSNEWINRKVFVYQPTTFYHNGITHIRSIIKVIKKVESTNHKTGEITNSTRIQFCIANFHESAEFFHNKILHHWKVETMHQYKDNSLLEDAHNCHLNPFLMTILRSMILNILHLNGAKSIQEQLINNRWDLDDSIAQILKLSF; the protein is encoded by the coding sequence ATACCCAAAAAAACTCTTGATGCTATCGAAAATAGTGGTTCAAAATATATTGCCAAGGTAAAAGATAATCAAAAAACCTTACTTGATAAAATAGATGAAATTTCAAGAGATATAAAACCGACAAATATTTACAAGGCTAAACCTGTCCAACAATCTAATGAATGGATTAATAGGAAGGTGTTTGTATATCAACCAACTACTTTTTATCATAATGGCATAACTCATATTCGCTCAATAATAAAAGTTATAAAAAAAGTAGAGTCAACAAATCATAAAACTGGCGAGATTACTAATAGCACTAGAATTCAATTCTGTATTGCAAATTTTCATGAAAGTGCAGAATTCTTTCACAATAAAATTTTACACCATTGGAAAGTGGAAACCATGCATCAATACAAAGATAATTCACTTTTAGAAGATGCTCATAATTGTCATTTAAATCCATTTTTAATGACTATTCTTAGAAGTATGATTTTGAATATTTTACACCTTAATGGTGCAAAATCTATACAAGAACAACTCATCAACAATAGATGGGATTTGGATGACTCTATCGCTCAAATATTAAAATTGAGTTTTTAG
- the brxC gene encoding BREX system P-loop protein BrxC, with protein sequence MIEKLFKKDIHRNIEGVVKADNTTDEAVFNEVDEYVITNDLNKKLDEFFGEYSATIGKSTQNIGVWISGHFGSGKSHLLKILSYILTNKREHSDLIGELFLEKIDTDDFELKANIEKALVTPSETILFNIDQKSDIGSKNQDDAILGVFMKVFNEMRGYYPKFGYIAKFESDLDKRGKFDSFKAKFQELSGESWESGRETIFLESDNLAKALSSVDDISQESAKDLIDRYEENYSLSIEEFANEVKEYIQTKEKDFRLVFFVDEVGQYIGDNTKLMLNLQTIVETLATVCNGQAWVIVTSQSAVDMLVNANSQMQNDFSKIMGRFKVKLNLTSQNANEVIQKRLLEKTDGGNSDLGVIYNKVKNSLSSIIHFSDRSRQYQNYKDGEHFALVYPFVPYQMDLFQSCITGLSAHSVFQGKHQSTGERSMLDVVQNIAKRISSETIGAIATFDMFFDGLSSIIRGDVQTQIQKATDTLEPFESKVLKTLFMIKYVKEFTPNIDNITTLLVGTIIDIDISDLKKQVQSALNTLINQTYIQKVGEQYEFLTDVEKDIEKEIKSTDVENSEIVSVLVSWIYDDIIKINKIRYAPNKQNYPFARKLDDTIVKGREEELVLNIITPLNSQDYDEERLIHKSLADSGLILALPGSYDFSSDLELWVKTNKYIPQKQGGGVSDNEKNLLFNKSNDNNKRREKLQNNLKDFISEAKIYHNGKVLEITTKDVKTKIENAFETLITSTYTYIGLLPKVYEERDISVVLNQSDDLLTGSDDALSPAEQEMYTYIRRQKASHKTLTISDLLEYFSVRPYGWYQNAILTQIASMYMKQKVDLKQNSTPLNKKEILAALTNNRQFNTIVAPRVEVDANKIKKTKETLTELYPNASFNSTSTREIYDVCQSETTKLISACRNFMNLNYPFNDVFQEIIDVLTPLEKLTTDTLFDEIPNMEDDLLDAKDDLIDPVMEFMNGDKRKIYDSVKKFIDENSNNLRYIDSPQKAVIETLLTLEKPYNGNTIPKAKQALKDVEEWLQPLIEQTRAEAITKIEAVIKELQENENFEKIPREDRYKVIRPRQELIETIKHTSSIDTIKQRSNADALADELNRGLEKIFELIPQDVIVPPKQDTVRIAKLTPRNKLTLKNSDDVNEYIEKLKENLLNEIGNGKQVLL encoded by the coding sequence ATGATTGAAAAACTATTTAAAAAAGATATACATAGAAATATTGAAGGTGTTGTAAAAGCTGACAACACAACAGACGAAGCTGTTTTTAATGAGGTTGATGAGTATGTTATTACGAATGACTTAAATAAAAAGTTAGATGAATTTTTTGGAGAATATTCTGCTACTATTGGTAAGAGCACTCAAAATATTGGTGTATGGATCTCTGGACACTTTGGTTCTGGTAAATCACACCTCTTAAAAATACTTTCTTATATCCTTACAAACAAGCGAGAGCATTCAGACCTAATAGGAGAGCTGTTTCTTGAAAAGATTGATACGGATGACTTTGAGTTAAAAGCAAATATTGAAAAAGCATTAGTAACGCCATCAGAGACTATTCTGTTTAACATTGACCAAAAATCAGACATCGGAAGCAAGAACCAAGATGATGCTATTCTTGGTGTTTTTATGAAAGTATTTAACGAGATGCGAGGGTATTATCCTAAGTTTGGCTATATCGCTAAATTTGAGAGTGACCTTGATAAACGAGGGAAGTTTGATAGTTTCAAAGCAAAATTTCAAGAACTTAGTGGAGAGAGTTGGGAAAGCGGTCGTGAGACCATCTTTTTAGAGAGTGATAATCTTGCCAAAGCACTTTCAAGTGTAGATGATATTTCACAAGAGAGTGCAAAAGATTTAATAGATAGATATGAAGAGAATTATTCACTCAGTATTGAAGAGTTTGCTAATGAAGTTAAAGAATATATTCAAACCAAAGAAAAAGATTTTAGATTAGTATTTTTTGTGGATGAAGTTGGTCAATACATTGGAGACAACACAAAGCTTATGTTAAACCTGCAAACTATTGTAGAAACACTTGCAACTGTTTGTAATGGGCAAGCTTGGGTTATTGTTACTTCTCAATCTGCTGTTGATATGCTTGTAAATGCCAACTCACAAATGCAAAATGACTTCTCTAAGATTATGGGTCGTTTCAAGGTAAAATTAAATCTTACCAGTCAAAATGCAAATGAAGTTATTCAAAAGAGACTCTTGGAAAAAACAGATGGAGGAAACAGTGACTTAGGTGTAATCTACAACAAAGTCAAAAATTCTCTCTCTTCAATCATTCACTTCTCAGATAGAAGCAGACAATATCAAAACTATAAAGATGGCGAACACTTTGCTCTTGTCTACCCATTTGTTCCTTATCAGATGGACTTATTTCAGTCTTGTATCACAGGGCTGTCTGCTCACAGTGTATTTCAAGGGAAGCACCAATCAACGGGTGAGCGAAGTATGCTTGATGTTGTGCAAAACATCGCAAAGAGAATATCATCAGAGACGATAGGAGCAATAGCTACATTTGATATGTTTTTTGATGGTCTCTCTTCTATCATTCGTGGAGATGTTCAAACGCAGATACAAAAAGCAACAGATACACTTGAACCGTTTGAATCTAAGGTATTAAAAACTCTCTTTATGATTAAGTATGTCAAGGAATTTACGCCAAATATAGATAACATTACGACTTTACTTGTTGGAACAATCATAGACATAGATATAAGTGATTTAAAAAAGCAAGTTCAAAGTGCATTAAACACTCTTATTAATCAAACATATATTCAAAAGGTTGGGGAACAATATGAGTTCTTAACTGATGTTGAAAAGGATATTGAAAAAGAGATTAAATCTACTGATGTTGAAAACTCTGAGATTGTGAGTGTGCTTGTAAGTTGGATTTATGATGACATAATTAAGATCAATAAAATCAGATATGCACCAAATAAGCAAAACTACCCATTTGCAAGAAAGCTTGATGATACTATAGTTAAAGGAAGAGAGGAGGAATTGGTACTTAACATTATTACTCCTCTAAACTCACAAGATTATGATGAAGAGAGATTGATCCATAAATCCCTTGCAGATAGTGGTCTGATATTGGCACTTCCAGGTTCTTACGATTTTTCATCAGATTTGGAACTCTGGGTAAAGACTAATAAATATATTCCTCAAAAACAAGGTGGTGGTGTTTCTGATAATGAAAAAAATCTACTGTTTAACAAATCTAATGACAACAACAAAAGAAGAGAAAAACTTCAAAATAATCTAAAAGATTTCATTAGTGAAGCAAAGATTTATCATAACGGTAAAGTCTTAGAGATTACCACAAAAGATGTCAAAACAAAAATAGAAAATGCTTTTGAAACTCTTATCACAAGCACATATACCTACATTGGTTTGCTTCCAAAAGTTTATGAAGAGAGAGATATAAGTGTTGTTCTCAATCAAAGCGATGATTTGCTTACAGGAAGCGATGATGCACTCTCTCCTGCTGAACAAGAGATGTACACTTACATCCGGAGACAAAAGGCTTCACATAAAACGTTAACTATTTCAGATTTACTTGAATACTTTTCTGTTAGACCGTATGGATGGTATCAAAATGCGATACTCACTCAAATAGCTTCTATGTATATGAAACAAAAAGTTGATTTGAAGCAGAACTCAACACCGCTCAATAAAAAAGAGATTTTAGCTGCTCTTACAAATAACAGACAGTTCAACACTATTGTAGCACCACGAGTAGAAGTAGATGCCAACAAGATAAAGAAAACAAAAGAGACACTGACTGAGCTTTATCCAAATGCTTCGTTTAACTCTACATCTACAAGAGAGATTTACGATGTGTGCCAGAGTGAAACAACCAAGCTTATATCTGCTTGTAGAAACTTTATGAACTTGAACTATCCATTTAACGATGTGTTTCAAGAGATTATAGATGTTTTAACTCCATTAGAAAAATTAACGACAGACACTCTGTTTGATGAAATTCCAAATATGGAAGATGACTTACTTGATGCCAAAGATGACTTGATAGACCCTGTTATGGAATTTATGAACGGTGACAAACGAAAGATATACGACAGTGTAAAGAAGTTTATAGATGAAAATAGTAACAACCTCAGATATATAGATAGTCCTCAAAAAGCTGTTATAGAAACACTCCTAACCTTAGAGAAGCCATATAATGGAAATACTATACCAAAAGCAAAACAAGCACTAAAAGATGTAGAAGAGTGGCTACAACCACTTATAGAACAAACAAGAGCAGAAGCGATTACTAAAATAGAAGCAGTGATAAAAGAGCTACAAGAGAATGAAAACTTTGAAAAGATACCAAGAGAAGATAGATATAAAGTCATAAGACCAAGACAGGAGTTAATAGAAACTATCAAGCACACTTCAAGTATAGATACTATCAAACAAAGAAGTAATGCAGATGCACTTGCTGATGAACTAAACCGTGGTCTTGAAAAAATATTTGAACTAATCCCACAAGATGTAATTGTTCCACCAAAACAAGATACAGTTCGTATAGCAAAACTAACACCTCGTAATAAACTTACTCTAAAAAATAGTGATGATGTAAATGAGTATATTGAAAAGTTAAAAGAAAATCTATTAAATGAAATTGGTAATGGGAAACAGGTATTATTATAA
- a CDS encoding DNA polymerase III subunit delta': MQAPDAIKGHILIANDVEEAAEKLENELQGFRVVKFIEENFKIEHAKLVTAEAYISEAQTKYIIIAASEFTDVAQNSLLKLLEEPPTNIEFIIISPTKSNLLPTVRSRLPILKNQLHHSVMELDITLARLDYKEVFAFLKQHARVSKTEAKALVEALFYRSTVVEKLILSPSQLDNFDKAYRLLDLNSRPQSVLAMLLMSFAQERQ, translated from the coding sequence ATGCAAGCTCCTGATGCAATAAAAGGGCATATCCTCATTGCAAATGATGTGGAGGAAGCTGCTGAAAAACTTGAAAATGAACTGCAGGGCTTCAGAGTTGTAAAGTTTATAGAAGAAAATTTTAAAATTGAACATGCAAAACTTGTAACGGCTGAAGCATACATCAGTGAAGCACAGACAAAGTATATCATCATCGCAGCTTCTGAGTTTACTGATGTGGCACAAAACTCTCTGCTAAAACTTTTGGAAGAACCGCCGACAAATATAGAGTTTATTATTATCTCCCCGACGAAATCAAATTTGCTGCCTACCGTACGCTCACGACTGCCAATTTTAAAAAATCAACTCCATCACAGTGTTATGGAGTTGGATATTACACTGGCTCGACTCGACTACAAAGAGGTTTTTGCATTTTTAAAACAACATGCCAGAGTCTCTAAAACAGAAGCAAAAGCTTTGGTTGAAGCTCTTTTTTACCGTTCTACTGTTGTTGAGAAATTGATACTCTCTCCATCACAGCTGGATAATTTTGACAAAGCCTATCGATTGCTTGACCTGAATTCACGCCCCCAAAGTGTTTTGGCAATGCTGCTTATGAGTTTTGCTCAGGAGAGACAATGA
- a CDS encoding HobA family DNA replication regulator, protein MPDFAQWSLDAIREKGGSLSWLEEHRFEWSKTTAYALEQILNGKTIILITDEKRKWFENYILSSLNGVLLERPMIPIISIDNIYTHYNSVGSGEMIDIIDDMISLSFKGDYFFWYIGKGDDKRSDIAKRKDESYFWIFDEDFNNAFTLKSYDTDLDIKLLQLYKLFDASLNAAMFGEVDASS, encoded by the coding sequence ATGCCGGATTTTGCACAATGGAGCCTGGATGCCATAAGAGAAAAGGGCGGTAGTCTCAGCTGGCTTGAAGAACACCGGTTTGAGTGGTCCAAAACAACTGCATACGCATTGGAGCAGATTCTCAATGGCAAAACAATCATTTTAATTACTGATGAAAAAAGAAAGTGGTTTGAAAATTACATTTTGAGCTCTTTAAACGGAGTGTTGCTTGAACGCCCTATGATACCTATCATCAGTATTGACAATATTTATACGCATTACAACAGTGTAGGCAGTGGTGAAATGATAGATATTATAGATGATATGATATCACTCTCTTTTAAGGGCGACTACTTTTTTTGGTACATTGGCAAAGGAGATGATAAACGCAGCGATATTGCCAAAAGAAAAGATGAGAGTTATTTTTGGATCTTTGATGAAGATTTCAACAATGCGTTTACACTCAAATCCTATGATACGGATTTGGATATCAAACTGTTACAGCTTTACAAACTTTTTGATGCTTCGTTGAATGCTGCAATGTTTGGAGAGGTTGATGCAAGCTCCTGA